The genomic window CCGCCGTAGTAGCGGCGGCCCGGGTAGCCCTCGGCGTACTTGTTGGTGAGGACCGAGCCCTGCGCCTCCATGACCGCGACCGGAGCGAAGTTCTCCGAGGCGATCATCTCCAGGGTGGACTGCTGGCGGTGGAGCTCGGCGTCGACGGCGGCGGCGACGTCCGGGTCGAGCTCGTGGAGAGGGGTGTTGAGAAGCGACATGGTGATCCCTAGTTGCCGGAGAACTCGGTGTACTCGTCCGCGGAGAGCAGGTCCTTCGGCTCCTCCGTGACGCGCACCTTGAACAGCCAACCGCCCTCGAACGGGGCGGAGTTCACCAGCGACGGGTCGTCCACGACGTCCTGGTTGGCCTCGACGATCTCTCCGCTGACGGGGGAGTACAGGTCGCTGACCGACTTGGTCGACTCGAGCTCACCGCAGGTCTCGCCCTCGGTGACCGTGGAGCCGACCTCGGGGAGCTGGGCGTAGACGACGTCACCGAGCGCGTTGGCCGCGAACTCCGTGATGCCGACCGTCGAGACGCCGTCCTCGGCGGCCGACAGCCATTCGTGCTCCTTGCTGTAGCGCAGCTGCTGGGGGTTGCTCATGACGTGAATTCTCCTGTACGCGGGGGAGTGCTGCTGATAGGGGCTGCTGGAAGGACTGCTTCCGGCGCTGGAGGTACTGCTTCCTGCGCCGGAGGGACTACTTCTGGCGCTTGTAGAAGGGGAGCGCCACGACCTCGTACGGCTCATGAGTACCGCGGATGTCGACGCCCACGCCCTCGGTGCCGGGCGCGGCGTGCGCCGCGTCGACGTACGCGATGGCCAGCGGCTTGCCCAGGGTCGGCGACGGGGCTCCTGAGGTGACCTCGCCGATCACCTGGCCGGCGGCGACGACGGGCATCCCGGCGCGCGGCACCCGGCGGCCTTCGGCGATCAGGCCGACGAGCTTGCGCGGCGGGGTGGCGGCGGCCCGCTCGGCGGCGGCCTCCAGGGCGGCGCGGCCGACGAAGT from Streptomyces sp. FIT100 includes these protein-coding regions:
- the gcvH gene encoding glycine cleavage system protein GcvH gives rise to the protein MSNPQQLRYSKEHEWLSAAEDGVSTVGITEFAANALGDVVYAQLPEVGSTVTEGETCGELESTKSVSDLYSPVSGEIVEANQDVVDDPSLVNSAPFEGGWLFKVRVTEEPKDLLSADEYTEFSGN